The Gossypium raimondii isolate GPD5lz chromosome 2, ASM2569854v1, whole genome shotgun sequence genome segment agaattaaatcttGAATTTTTGCAAAACAGAAAGGactaaaaccaaattaaaccaaaaaacttgttttttaacTTTCTCTTTCAGTTGTGAAATtcagagaaataaaaaagaaccaaCAAGTAAGAAGCAGCAGCTTCATATAACAGAGCCTCAGGTAAAGTAAACTTCAGTTCCATATCACATGAAAAaaaagtacttttttttttttgcatatgtAAGTTAGCTacaaattgtatatatatatctattacaTTACATCAGGGAAATCAGTAATCAAATCCAACGGTCCTCAACATTTCATCATCCTCATCATCATGATCATCATATTCAAATGAAAGGAAGAAAAGGGATTTATAGGAAACTGgaagtaaaagaaattaaagttaaaagggagaagaaaaaaagagaaaaaaaagcaaCTAAGAACATAGAATTATCCCGTTCTTACTCCATCTATAGAAGACAAAACAAGTTACACAAACTAAAAAAGGGAACAGTGATTTGCAGGCACCGCCATGGTCTTCACCGTCAATGGCGTTTTGGGTTGGTGGTGGTGGTTTTTTGTTTATCTGGTGAAGTCGTGAATAAGGTTTGTTGGTCTATCGGTAACGTTGAGTCTCCAAGAAAGGAAAGGATCGCCGTCTTCGATGAACTTGATTTCATTCACCGGCGATGAATAACATTGCATTGAACCCCATGAACTGTTGTTGTAGCCATGGTATTGCTGTTGTTCCGCTATTGATGAAGCATTAGCATTTGCAGCTGAAGCtcttctttcttcctttttgaATCGAATCCCACAAGCATTACAAAGCGACtgccaaaacattaaaaatctaaatcaataaagacaatataatatatgtatatgtatatgtatatagatatagaaatagatatagatatagatatatacCTTTGGACCTCTTGGACCGTTCCTCCAAAGCGGTGTTGAAGTAGTGTCACAGTTGGCACAACGACGAGCCAAAAGAGGATCGTTGCCTgaactattattattatcattattacgGCCAGCTTTCGTCGTGTTCTTGTTTCGCACCAAGTCCCAACACAAGTTCGACATGCAAGAACCGCCGCCTCCGCCGCCGGAGCGGCTTTCACGGCGTGAAGAACGCTTATAACCGTCGTCTTCAACGAGGCGGGTCGAAGGTGTTCCTAAAGACAAAGTGCAATCAACAGACGAAGAGGAAGAAGCGAAAGGGTACATCACATCCGTTTCATCGTAACATGTCTGGTTCGCCGCCATTGAAAACATCATCGAGAACGAGTTGTTTTGGCTATGGAACAAGCCACCGCATGAACAAGGTCCACCCACCATGTTCCCTTGCGAGCTACTGCTACACCTATGCATCATTTCACTACTAAGATGGGGTTAAAGGGGGCAATGGTATGAGCCAAATGGTGTATAAACTGAGAGACCCAAAGTGCAATAATATAGTCTTTGAATGAAGAAACTtataagagagagagagggagatATTGTTTGGTAGCTTTAAGAgctaataaaaatagagaaaaaaaccAGTCAGCAAACTGCAGTCCACGTTGTCgtgaaatggaaatggagtGATGATGTATATGAAGTATATATAGcaatgagagaaaataaaggtGATAGACAGAGATGGACCCATGTTGCATGTTAGACCagatagaaatttttaaaagaaaaattactcATTGGGTTAAGTggtaagtaaatttttttttaattttgattaaatgcgGTAAAAGTATAGTAgatgtttttatattaaaagtcaaatcatattttaatatcgtTACTcgaaaatagataaattagtctgttaaaatttttattttactattaaaatttaaaataattgatgaaTAACAAGATAATTACATGTGACATATTATATATACCTCGTCTTTGAcgtataaaatcaaaattttaatcgtAAAGTACAtagaattttaatcaaaattaatattagaggatgaaaatgaaaataagaagaaagaCAGTCTGTCACTGTCGATGTGGAGAATAAggctttttatttgaaaaacttttaAGTCTTGGTATATGAAGcgtttgtttattaaataaatggtttaattttaattttgttcctttgttgttttcaaaattgagattgagtccttatgttttaatttagcattaactcatttatttgtattatatcattaattaattcaaatgatgacataggattttttttgtatttgatgggtgttttagtaaaaaaaactcTTAAGCATTTCGATCAaaagatattataaaattatagtacCGAATTATATAAAATCGGATCTCAAATTTGAGCATAATAAAAgtatcaaaaccataatttaaccaaaaaagaaaatgatcatAGACAATTGATTTTATTAGCACAAAtgtttgcaatttaatccataaatttCAACTACTCTTTTACATCATAACTAAACTGgcatttaacaaataaattgattGCAAGGCTTAGATTGATACAATCTGATACTTTAATACtcaattgaatatttttaaatctaaggactatctaaaatattaaataatagtttCTAGATGTTTGATGGAATTTCACCAATTTGACCATAAGCTATGTCGTTTTTCTCACTTAGAGACCTAAAGTTTA includes the following:
- the LOC105787532 gene encoding GATA transcription factor 18: MMHRCSSSSQGNMVGGPCSCGGLFHSQNNSFSMMFSMAANQTCYDETDVMYPFASSSSSVDCTLSLGTPSTRLVEDDGYKRSSRRESRSGGGGGGSCMSNLCWDLVRNKNTTKAGRNNDNNNSSGNDPLLARRCANCDTTSTPLWRNGPRGPKSLCNACGIRFKKEERRASAANANASSIAEQQQYHGYNNSSWGSMQCYSSPVNEIKFIEDGDPFLSWRLNVTDRPTNLIHDFTR